One Novipirellula caenicola genomic region harbors:
- the moaA gene encoding GTP 3',8-cyclase MoaA — protein sequence MNHDSTSTPLPPSDPLVDSLGRVHTSVRLSVTDRCNLRCTYCMPEIDATFMPRDHLLTFEELHRLTELLVTRCGINDVRLTGGEPLVRRELDRFVAMLSGIAGLSDLSLTTNGILLPAQAEKLKAAGLKRLNISIDTLDREQFKKLARRDSLDETLAGIEAAIQCGFESIKLNAIAIQGITEHEFVSLIEFAAAKGVIIRFIEFMPLDFDRAWQRDSVLSGDRLLSLIEQHFGTLTEQPRETPSQPAERFRLPEGGKFAGAEIGIIRSVSQPFCQACNRLRITADGSIRNCLFARDESPLRDLIRSGASDDALIQAVRDCVWQKKPSHGIDGDGFLPPPRAMYSIGG from the coding sequence ATGAATCACGACTCGACATCCACCCCATTGCCTCCCTCTGATCCGTTGGTGGATTCGCTTGGACGCGTTCACACCAGCGTCCGGCTGAGCGTGACGGATCGATGCAATCTTCGCTGTACATATTGCATGCCCGAGATCGATGCGACGTTCATGCCCCGCGATCACCTGCTGACGTTCGAAGAACTGCACCGACTCACTGAACTCTTGGTCACCCGATGCGGCATCAACGATGTGCGATTGACCGGGGGCGAACCGCTGGTCCGCCGAGAACTGGACCGCTTTGTCGCTATGCTCAGCGGGATCGCCGGACTGTCCGATCTTTCGCTAACCACCAACGGCATCCTGCTACCAGCACAAGCGGAAAAACTAAAAGCCGCAGGGCTGAAACGACTGAATATCAGCATCGACACCCTGGATCGCGAGCAATTTAAAAAGCTGGCTCGCCGTGATTCGCTCGACGAAACCCTGGCGGGAATCGAGGCGGCGATTCAGTGCGGTTTCGAATCGATCAAATTAAACGCGATCGCGATCCAAGGGATCACCGAACACGAATTCGTCTCGCTGATTGAATTCGCCGCCGCCAAAGGAGTCATCATTCGCTTTATCGAGTTCATGCCGCTAGATTTCGATCGCGCGTGGCAACGAGACAGCGTGCTGAGCGGCGACCGCTTGCTAAGCCTCATCGAGCAGCATTTCGGGACGCTCACCGAACAACCACGCGAGACGCCCTCGCAACCCGCCGAGCGATTTCGTTTACCCGAGGGCGGAAAGTTCGCAGGGGCCGAAATTGGCATCATTCGCTCGGTGTCGCAGCCGTTTTGCCAAGCGTGCAACCGGCTGAGAATCACCGCCGATGGCTCGATCCGAAATTGCTTGTTCGCCCGTGACGAGTCGCCCCTTCGTGATTTGATCCGCAGCGGCGCCAGCGATGATGCATTGATCCAAGCCGTGCGGGACTGCGTGTGGCAAAAGAAACCGAGCCACGGGATCGATGGTGATGGTTTTTTGCCGCCCCCGCGAGCAATGTACTCGATCGGCGGGTAA
- a CDS encoding SDR family oxidoreductase, whose amino-acid sequence MNKDIFKLDDDVAAVIGGTGELGGMMAEGLGAYGAKVAVLGRNPDRGNARAQKIIDGGGEAKFFAADSLDPDALATTRDAIKAWAGSPTSVLVNAAGGNRPDATIPPGGDFCKLPQEAWRDVFDLNLVGGSLLPSQVFAPDMIEAGVGSIINIASMSGMIPLSRVVAYSAAKAAVINLTLWLAREWATTGVRVNAISPGFFPAEQNRKLLFNDDGSYTERGGQIIGHTPMARFGKAEELAGAVVWLASRKASSFVTGQNIAIDGGFASVTI is encoded by the coding sequence ATGAACAAAGACATATTCAAACTTGATGATGATGTGGCCGCGGTGATTGGCGGCACGGGCGAACTTGGTGGCATGATGGCCGAGGGGCTCGGCGCCTATGGAGCCAAAGTAGCGGTGTTGGGGCGAAACCCCGACCGTGGTAACGCCCGGGCTCAAAAGATCATTGACGGCGGAGGCGAAGCGAAATTTTTTGCCGCCGATAGCCTTGATCCCGACGCCCTCGCCACGACTCGCGATGCGATCAAAGCGTGGGCCGGCTCACCAACTTCGGTGCTGGTCAACGCCGCAGGCGGAAACCGCCCAGATGCCACCATCCCACCGGGCGGCGATTTCTGCAAATTGCCTCAGGAAGCTTGGCGAGATGTGTTCGATTTGAACTTGGTCGGCGGCTCACTACTGCCAAGCCAAGTGTTCGCCCCGGACATGATCGAAGCGGGCGTCGGCAGCATCATCAACATCGCTTCGATGTCGGGAATGATCCCGCTTTCGCGAGTCGTCGCCTACTCGGCAGCCAAAGCAGCCGTCATCAACTTGACCCTCTGGTTGGCTCGCGAATGGGCAACCACCGGCGTGCGAGTCAACGCGATCAGCCCTGGCTTCTTTCCTGCCGAACAAAATCGCAAGCTTCTATTCAACGATGACGGAAGCTATACCGAGCGAGGCGGACAAATCATCGGACACACCCCGATGGCGCGTTTTGGCAAGGCCGAAGAATTGGCCGGCGCGGTCGTTTGGCTTGCCAGCCGCAAAGCGTCATCGTTCGTTACCGGACAAAATATCGCGATTGACGGCGGCTTTGCCTCTGTCACCATTTAG
- a CDS encoding AAA family ATPase, which translates to MSRLSDDQIIESIRLYREAIQETKALYVESGQRVRGSYAWLDGENADAAAIAQQMDDLHQGLLMKVFAAVVPTADSRTIEQRQLGRVLLEHLWGKSVMGHQLHEAVDWLISASADFQWRDLVRPFAELTPLRDRWGELETLVMRMANLLVSVDGETSDSDNANLAAMRAQMKEVVGESESEGHNSQADTDNARDALRWLREEAARLRDGASVAAAEIPTPTAGPGGSSSKPVVKPSAQSTQPVDERTPEQRLAEARAKLDQLIGLDAIKDQIQTLTNFLKMESQREKEGLPMTRPSLHMAFVGNPGTGKTTVARIVADIYGALGILGKGHLVETDRSGLVAEYAGQTGPKTNAKIDEALGGVLFIDEAYTLIDENGQDQYGREAVQTLLKRMEDQRDRLVVILAGYPVEMRKMIRSNPGLSSRVGTTMHFDDYPPEALCRIFELIAKKSKYTLPTESRRRLLRGFTYLYIARDRHFGNGRTARNSFERSVRRLANRLAALTEVDRKLLTTLEPEDIEVADVTQEHLAALVAEPGNVRVHCKHCDQAVVIDDKQLATEIKCEACKEKYDADWGEPVLELPKPAGDTASGGAKDVIVK; encoded by the coding sequence ATGTCACGACTTTCGGATGACCAAATCATCGAATCGATTCGGCTTTATCGCGAAGCGATTCAGGAAACGAAGGCCTTGTATGTCGAAAGCGGGCAACGGGTTCGCGGGTCCTATGCGTGGTTGGATGGCGAAAATGCAGACGCGGCGGCGATTGCCCAGCAGATGGATGATTTGCACCAAGGGTTGCTGATGAAGGTCTTTGCGGCCGTCGTGCCCACCGCTGACAGCCGTACGATCGAACAGCGTCAACTCGGTCGCGTGTTGTTGGAGCATCTTTGGGGCAAGTCCGTGATGGGGCACCAATTGCACGAGGCGGTTGATTGGCTGATCTCCGCTTCAGCGGACTTTCAGTGGCGTGATTTGGTCCGCCCTTTTGCCGAATTAACGCCGCTGCGAGATCGTTGGGGTGAGCTCGAGACGCTGGTGATGCGAATGGCAAATTTGTTAGTGTCGGTCGACGGAGAAACCAGCGATTCGGACAACGCCAATCTCGCGGCGATGCGAGCACAGATGAAAGAGGTTGTTGGCGAATCCGAGTCCGAAGGGCACAATAGCCAAGCGGACACCGATAACGCTCGCGATGCACTGCGTTGGCTTCGCGAAGAAGCCGCTCGATTGCGTGATGGGGCAAGTGTGGCTGCGGCGGAAATACCCACGCCCACGGCGGGCCCAGGTGGTTCGTCGTCCAAGCCGGTGGTGAAGCCGTCTGCCCAGTCCACACAGCCGGTCGACGAGCGAACTCCCGAGCAGCGGTTGGCCGAAGCGCGAGCCAAGCTCGATCAATTGATCGGACTCGATGCGATCAAGGATCAGATTCAAACGCTGACGAACTTTCTAAAGATGGAATCGCAGCGTGAAAAAGAGGGGCTGCCCATGACGCGGCCTAGTTTGCATATGGCTTTTGTGGGTAACCCAGGGACCGGCAAGACGACCGTCGCACGGATCGTTGCGGATATCTACGGGGCGCTTGGGATCTTGGGCAAGGGGCATCTCGTCGAAACCGATCGTAGCGGATTGGTCGCCGAATACGCCGGGCAAACCGGGCCAAAGACCAATGCGAAAATTGACGAAGCGTTGGGCGGCGTGCTGTTTATCGACGAAGCCTACACGTTGATAGATGAAAACGGCCAGGATCAATATGGTCGTGAAGCCGTGCAGACGCTGCTGAAGCGAATGGAGGATCAGCGGGACCGATTGGTCGTGATCCTTGCCGGTTACCCGGTCGAAATGCGGAAGATGATCCGCAGCAATCCCGGGTTGAGTTCGCGCGTGGGAACGACGATGCACTTTGACGATTATCCGCCCGAAGCCCTTTGCCGGATCTTTGAGCTGATCGCGAAGAAATCGAAATACACGCTGCCGACTGAATCGCGTCGCCGACTGCTTCGCGGATTTACTTATCTATACATCGCTCGCGATCGTCATTTCGGAAATGGCCGCACTGCTCGCAACAGTTTTGAGCGAAGCGTTCGCCGCTTGGCAAATCGCTTGGCAGCGTTGACCGAGGTTGATCGCAAGTTGCTGACGACACTCGAGCCCGAAGACATCGAGGTCGCGGATGTCACGCAAGAGCATCTTGCCGCTTTGGTCGCCGAGCCGGGCAACGTGCGAGTGCACTGTAAACATTGCGATCAAGCGGTCGTGATTGACGACAAACAGCTTGCGACCGAGATCAAGTGCGAAGCGTGCAAAGAAAAGTACGACGCCGATTGGGGCGAGCCAGTGCTTGAATTGCCGAAGCCCGCCGGAGACACCGCGAGCGGCGGTGCCAAGGATGTGATCGTCAAATAA
- a CDS encoding sugar kinase — translation MIELRNDAKYSLVIPTSMGVRLTPVDHQPFHCSDTFKMQGTSAESNVGSIASFLGMPVKILTAFVKDSPVARFIKDDLARRHMDYEGPEFTQDTPWGVRHQINMADSGWGSRGPRVQNDRAGEVGRKLNVKDFDLQRIFGDEGAKIVHMSGLIAALSEETSEFCLEIARVAKKNGARISFDLNHRASFWKGREELLSKQFKEIASLSDILIGNEEDFQLCLGVEGPEAGGKGITAKIDGFKGMINRVKQEYPDTSLFATTLREVESANSHMWGAIVSHGEEFSVIEPRQIGVFDRIGGGDGFVGGLLYGVLKGWDAEKSSQFGWATGALTATLNTDYGQPADEDQVWSIWKGNARVQR, via the coding sequence ATGATCGAACTTCGGAACGACGCCAAGTACTCTCTTGTCATCCCCACCAGCATGGGCGTTCGGCTAACGCCGGTTGACCACCAACCGTTTCACTGCAGCGACACCTTCAAGATGCAAGGCACCAGCGCGGAATCGAACGTGGGCAGCATCGCATCGTTTCTTGGAATGCCAGTAAAAATCTTGACGGCCTTTGTCAAAGACAGTCCGGTCGCAAGGTTCATCAAAGACGACTTGGCTCGTCGCCACATGGATTACGAAGGCCCTGAGTTCACTCAAGACACGCCGTGGGGAGTGCGACATCAAATCAACATGGCCGACAGCGGCTGGGGCTCGCGTGGACCTCGCGTCCAAAACGACCGCGCCGGCGAAGTTGGACGCAAGTTGAACGTCAAAGATTTTGACTTGCAGCGAATCTTCGGCGACGAAGGCGCTAAGATCGTCCACATGTCTGGCCTGATCGCGGCATTGTCCGAAGAGACCAGCGAATTCTGCCTAGAGATCGCTCGCGTCGCCAAGAAGAATGGTGCTCGCATCTCGTTCGACCTCAATCACCGAGCGTCGTTCTGGAAAGGTCGCGAGGAGCTTCTATCGAAGCAATTCAAAGAAATTGCCAGTTTGTCGGACATCCTGATCGGCAACGAAGAAGACTTCCAACTGTGCTTGGGCGTCGAAGGACCTGAGGCCGGCGGCAAAGGGATCACCGCTAAAATTGACGGCTTCAAAGGCATGATCAATCGCGTCAAGCAGGAATACCCCGACACGTCGCTGTTCGCCACAACGCTCCGAGAAGTGGAGAGTGCCAACTCGCACATGTGGGGCGCGATTGTTTCGCACGGCGAAGAATTCAGCGTCATCGAGCCTCGCCAAATCGGCGTGTTCGACCGCATCGGTGGCGGCGACGGATTTGTCGGCGGACTACTCTACGGCGTGCTCAAAGGCTGGGACGCAGAAAAGAGCTCGCAGTTTGGCTGGGCTACCGGTGCACTTACCGCCACGCTGAACACCGACTACGGACAACCAGCCGACGAAGACCAAGTCTGGAGCATCTGGAAAGGCAACGCTCGCGTCCAACGCTAA
- a CDS encoding glutamine synthetase beta-grasp domain-containing protein gives MTKCKLEYIWLDGYQPTQSLRSKTKIVENFSGKVEDAEQWSFDGSSTEQAPGGSSDCLLKPVFVCPDPARLGTGFLVMCEVLDHEGNPHRTNGRATIDDNDDDFWFGFEQEYTIWNPDTNKPVGFPVEGFPGPQGPYYCSVGHGKAVGREIVEEHLELCLAAGLNVEGINAEVMMGQWEFQIFAKGAALAGDQIWVARYLLERTAEKYDMSINWHCKPVQGDWNGSGMHANFSNTLLRTCGSKDVYDAVCQAFEPRIKSHIDVYGADNDQRLTGLHETQSIDKFSYGVSDRGASIRIPIVTVQKGWKGYLEDRRPASNADPYMVASAIITTVKSAKLPVGA, from the coding sequence ATGACCAAATGCAAGTTAGAGTACATCTGGCTCGATGGCTACCAACCTACCCAGAGCCTGCGAAGTAAGACGAAAATTGTTGAAAACTTCAGCGGCAAAGTCGAAGACGCCGAGCAATGGTCGTTTGACGGTTCCTCTACCGAGCAGGCGCCAGGCGGCAGTAGCGATTGTTTGCTGAAACCCGTTTTTGTTTGTCCCGACCCAGCACGTTTGGGCACCGGTTTCTTGGTCATGTGCGAAGTGCTTGATCACGAAGGCAACCCTCACCGCACCAACGGTCGCGCGACGATTGACGACAACGATGACGATTTCTGGTTCGGGTTCGAGCAAGAGTACACGATCTGGAACCCTGACACGAACAAGCCCGTTGGCTTCCCTGTCGAAGGTTTCCCCGGTCCTCAAGGCCCTTACTACTGTAGCGTTGGTCACGGCAAAGCTGTCGGACGCGAAATCGTCGAAGAGCACCTCGAGTTGTGCTTGGCTGCCGGTTTGAACGTCGAAGGCATCAACGCCGAAGTGATGATGGGCCAATGGGAATTCCAAATCTTTGCAAAGGGCGCCGCATTGGCTGGCGACCAGATTTGGGTCGCTCGTTACTTGCTCGAGCGTACCGCTGAGAAATACGACATGAGCATCAACTGGCACTGCAAGCCGGTTCAAGGCGACTGGAACGGCAGCGGAATGCACGCCAACTTCAGTAACACCCTTCTGCGTACTTGTGGCAGCAAAGACGTTTATGACGCCGTTTGCCAAGCGTTCGAGCCGCGTATCAAGAGCCACATCGACGTTTACGGTGCGGACAACGATCAACGTTTGACCGGTCTTCACGAAACTCAATCGATCGACAAGTTCAGCTACGGTGTTTCCGACCGTGGTGCATCGATTCGTATTCCAATCGTGACCGTTCAAAAGGGCTGGAAGGGCTATCTCGAAGATCGCCGTCCAGCATCCAACGCTGACCCATACATGGTTGCCAGCGCGATCATCACGACGGTCAAGAGCGCCAAGTTGCCTGTCGGCGCGTAA